CATCTCTGGAATTTCGATAACTGCCGATTCCGGGCCAGTTTCCGCCACTTTTTGGCCACGGTGCCATACAGCTATTTTTTCTACAACCTGTTTTTCCGTTTCGTTAAGACGGAGAGCAATTTTGCTTAACATAATATCCTCGCCTCTGGCTGAAACCTGTATTCCGGCTATCGGTACGTTTTTTGCGCCGGCAGGAATAGTAAGAGCGCGAGGAGGCGAAGTGACTGCTTCCACCTGCATCGTGCCGGGCTCTAAAATAGTTTTTGAAACGGTTACTTGTATCTCATTGCTTTTTCTATTTTCGATTGATACATAAACCTGATATTTTCCCGGTATCGTGACAGTGGGGATAGTGAATCTTATAGTTTTACCGTCAGGAGAAATATCATTTGGTGTCAGAGAATTGCCGTTAAACACTACCGTTGATCCGGTCTCAAAGCCGGAACCTGACAACGTTAATTCCGAACCGGCGTATGCAGGTGAAGGCGAAGCTCCCGAGATGGTAATTGGAGTCGTGGTTGCGAGGTCAGAGGTTAACCACGGCTGGAAGGAAAATGTTCCCGACCCTGTCCCGCTGCAGTTTGTGGAAGCATTATAGAGTTTGCCGCCTGTCCCTTGGGGATTTGAAGGATGCGCCGGTCCGCTTGCGTTTCCCCACCAGTTGGACCGGACATCCAGCGCGGTGTTGTAACACAGGCGTATCGCGGTGCCATTTGCCGTGAAGGAGTTATTTTTAATAGTGGGAGTATTGTAGGCGTTATCAAGACGGATTGCATCCTTGAATCCATTTAACCTGTTATTTCGTAGCGCGGCTTTCGAGTTCATGGGAGGAGACCAGTATTGGCTGCCGTGGAACCAAAATCCAATCGTGACCCAAGAGATACCGTTAAAAATATTATTTTCAGCGGTCACCGTCCCGCCACGAAGCATCACGGCAACTGAACTTGCTAGATAAGCAACTTCTCCCTCAAAAACTCCATCATTACTTGTTGTATTATTGGTGATTGCGCCTGTGAAACCCCTATTTCCGTAAATCCAGATTCCAGCTTGACAATTAGTTAAGGTGTTGTTTTCGATCTTATACCAATCGGCATCGGGGGGAACATTGATATTTGAAAAACTGATGCATCGCGCCCGAATCGGGTCTCTGTCGGTAGGGAATGTTCGATACCCAAAACCCTGTATGGTATTGCCGGAGATATTGGCTAGGGCGTTGTACTCGACATCAATTCCTGTCTGGCCGTTCTTGATAAAAGTTTGCCCTTCAACTACCGTGCCGGGATTGGTAATCCGTGATGGCCCTGCGCCGATGATTTCGTTATTGGAAATAATGGCTTTGTTTCCCGCGCCTTCAACTCTTATTCCTTTGCCCCCAAAGTCCAAGATCCTGTTATCTTTGATGGTCGCATCTGCCGTGGCCCCTGTCCTGTCGCCTATCCGGAGTGCCGTGCCTCCTCTGCCGTCTGTTAACCCCGGTCCCTTAATGATGTTGCCTTCGATTTGCGCCCGCCCTCCCAAGTGTATGTAAATTGCGGCTGTTAGGGTGGTAAAATCTCCCTCAATTTTTAACTTTTTCAACGTCGCTACCCCTCCCGTTTCTCTAATCTCTACGATCGCCGGGCGGGAGATGCCCGTCGGGCGGCGCAGGATTGTCGTGTTGACGTTTGCTCCCTCAATCGCAACGACTTTATTGAGTAGTACGTATTCATTATACGCGCCGGGCGCTACCAAAATTGTTTGTCCCCTGGAAGCGGCATCAATAGCCCCCTGTATAGTTCGATACGTCGTCCCATCGTTGCAAAGCGGCGTCGCCGGAGTGGAGTCCGGGCAACTTCCGTTCACATTTAACGAAGTTACCTGGGCGTCGGCTTTTGAGAAAAGGAAAAGAATGCTTGAGAAACATGCGATGAAAAAAAGGCTAGCCGAGACATATTGCGTTAAGCCAAGTTCGGTGCGTAATTTCTTGATATTTTCCCTAATTACTTTTTCACTTGTCATGCCTGTGTACTATTAATAGTAAAATGAGATTATTACCCTTATTACCATACTATAAAATACTATAAAATAAAATAAATTTAATCAAATTTGGTGTAGTATTTGCTGTGGACAATAAAATGTCCTTCTTTATGGTATATTTTTAGCATAAGAAAAATGAGAAATTTTTTGCTTCTTTCAACGCTGTTTTTTGCCCTAGGCATCTTTTCTGCCCCGCTCTATTCCTCTGCCCAGGAACTTATTAAAAACAACAGCTTTGAGACGGTGATCGGTACTCGTTCCGACGGCAAGGGCCATAACTTTTCGGACTGGGTCGAATCGCCCCAAACCGGCCGAACGGACGCTACAAGCGACGCGCAAAGCGGCGCGCGGGCGATAAAAATTACCGATGGGACGAGCACGAATCCTGTCGTGCGGCAGGCAGTGACGCTCGCTCCGCTTACTTCTTATATTCTTGAGTGGTTCGGAAAGACCAGTGCGGCAGGTACGCTTGACACGGGTATCTCCTACACGATAGGCGGCGACAACTACTTTCTTCAGGATTCCGCAGACGCCTCAACTTGGAATACGACCGTAAATGCAATTCTCGATGCCTTAAGAATTGTTTCCTCGCCTTCTTGGGTCAAAAGAACACTGAGCTTTACGACGCCGAATTTTTCGGGAAGTTACACATTCCACTTCCGCTCTATCGGTGGGAATGGAACATACGGAATTCTCGATTCCGTTTCTCTCATCAAACAGAGTACAGCCCCAGTTTTCTCCTCTGTCTCCGTCACGAACGTGACTGATTCTTCTGTCCGGGTAACCTGGACCACTAATATCCCCGCCTCATCGCAAGTTGAGTGGGGATATACGACAGATTACGGGTTCAGAACCTCATTCGACGGGACACTTTCCACATCGCACACCGTAACCGTTACGAATCTACCGCCGAATGTTCCGCTGAATCTCCGGGCGATCTCGAAAGTCGGAAGCGGGCCGGAGGGGAAGAGCACGAGTCAGACCTTTCGGACGCAGCGGGCGTACATTTGCGGTGACGGCGTATGTTCGACGAGTAAAGGAGAGAACGAACTCGTATGCGGAAGGGATTGCCGAACTGCGAATAGCTGCACAAAAAATCTAGTCGGCGCTTATGGCGTTGGGACGGATCCGGAAGGACCTCCCGGGCCTTCCTCCACTGCTCGCCTTGCACATGAGCTTGGTGTCCGATTCGCAATGACACGTGCCGATGATCTTGGAATTGACGCGGAAAATTATGACATAGGTGCTCTCATGAGCGTCGTAAGATTCATCATCAAGATGCAGGTCCGGTCAAATATCAGCGCGACAGATAGAACAATCCCCGTAGAATCGGTCGCGCGGGGAGCGACGCCTGCAGAATTGTTTTCTTTTCGTCCCCTGTCTCTGCCCGCAGAGTTCAGCATCGAATGGGAAGAAGTTCGCTGCGCCGGATTTACCAATGCGCCGGTAAGCAGCTTTACCGATTGTGAACGAGGTATAAACGGAACCTACGCGAAATCGCACACAGAAAAGACGGTCATATTGCCCCATAAAGAATTGGAGGATTTTATGCGGGAAAATGCGAATGGGGGCCAGATCGGGTACTACGCAAAAGACGATAGTCCGCATGGACCATATATGGCTGCCTCCCAGAAAATGTACGCGATCATCAAGCGGTTCGATAATAAGCCAGTTTTTTCGGGACACGGCACGGGAGCAGTATGTAATAACAACTTACGGAACAACACCGGACATGGGATGTTCGACGGTATTGCTACCTATATTTATCCGGGAAGCAATGCTTTTGACGATGACGCAAGGTGCGGACATGAGGACCGAACGACTGCTACCCAGTTCGTACTGGACCAGTACCAATCACTCTTCCAGCAAAAACTTGGCTATATGCCTCCGGTCATCGGCATCTATCAAGGCTTTGCACGAGGAAATGACTATTTGATGCCGTCGCTTGCACAGATGAAACAACAAATTGATACATATTTTACTCGTGGAGCAAACGCGATTGGATTCTTTACTATTTATCGAGCGAGAGAAGGACATGAGAATCCCTACAATAACTCCTCGATCCGCGAGATGGTGCGGGAGGCAAATAAGTACGCCGTCCAGAAATTCTGTCCCGCTTCGAGCGTTGTCGTGCCCCAAATTCTTTCTCCGCAAGCGGGACAGGCAGTCTCCACACCTGTTCAGCTTCGTTTCAAGCCGAGCGGAACATTTGGTTCGTACAAGTGCGAAGTGAAATTGAACGATACGCCCAAAAACGTCGTAAGCGCTCAGAATAACGTCGTCTCCGAAGTAAATATCGCGACATCGGAGACCGGAAATTCCGCAATCATCGTCCGCTGTTGGAATGGCTCGGCGCAGAATGAATCGAGAGTCTCTTTCCAAATCAGCGGATCTACTATAACCCCCGTCATTTCCTCCATCTCCGCCTCTTCGATCAGCTCCACAACCGCATCGATAAACTGGACGACCAATAAGCCCGCCACTTCAATAATCGAATACGGAACTTCCGTCTCCTACGGAAAAACCATCTCAAGCTCCGTTTTGGTGAACGCGCATTCTCTCCCCCTCATCGGCCTCCTTCCGAACACCCTCTACCACTACCGGGTAAAGTCCAGAGATGCTTCCGGCAATGAAGCCGTCTCCCCGAACTATACCTTCCAGACTTTAGCCGGAACAACAGCAGACACCACCCCTCCCCAAATATCTGATATAAACGCCGCAGTCTCCACCTCTTCCGTTACCGTAACCTGGACGACGAATGAGTTTGCGGACTCGAAGGCGGAGTACGGACTGTCCGCTGTTTACGGCTTCCTCGTTTCTTCTCTTACCCTCACATCCTCCCACTCTCTCGTTCTTCCAAATCTCTCTCCAGACACCCTCTATCACTACCGGGTAAAGTCCAAAGACGCGTCAGGAAATGAATCCCAATCTTCGAACAATACCATCCGTACTGTTTCCGACACCCCAGGGAGTTGCACTCCAAGCTCAATCAACAACGGAACAGTCTCTCCCTATCCCTCCTGCGTGTATATCAGGGAGGAGGGAATCCGCCACCGCCTCCTCCACAACCCCCGACTCCCAATCTCGATGCAGTAAGGCTTGAAATCCTATCCGTCCAGAGAGCGGTTCTTGAAATAGCCGTACTCTCCCGGACAAATCCCCGTGATCCAACTTTGGCCTCCCGCATTGCGGAAGCGAGAACGAGAATCCAGGCGATTCTGGTTCAGCTTGCGTCTCTGACTCCATCCCAGGCCCGGTTCACGAGAAACCTCTTTGTGGGATCGAGTGGAGCGGATGTGAAGCTCTTGCAGGAGATCTTGATACGGGAGGGAGTCTACTCGGGATCCGCAACCGGATACTTCGGAAGCTTAACGAGAGAGGGAGTTAAGGCCTTCCAGAGGAAATACGGTATTGTCTTTTCAGGAGACGAGCGAACAACAGGATATGGCATGGCGGGACCGAGAACGAGGCAGAAATTGGAGGAGAGGAGGTAGAGAAGATTTTTCATGAATCGAGAACGCGCTTGAGGCGCGTTCTTGCTTGGGAGTTGTAGGGCGAGTCTACGGCGGCGCTTTCTTTTAACGGAGATTGACAAGAATTCGAAAAATGAGTAGTTTATGGTAAAGAAAAATTTTAGTTCTTTAACAAGGAGGTTGAAATGGCAAAAAGCAAGAATAAGCGCGGGCCTCCGTTAAGCGGTGATCATTTAGTTGATTGGCATTTTCGGCTGATACTGGATGCTATTCACAGGCAAATGGTTTCGGTTAAAAAGAAAAAGATTTTAACCAATCCGGATCATAAAGATCCTCAAAAAAGACGCGAGACTCTTTATGGTCTTTATGACTACGAAACAAAAGAAGTTTTTATTAGCGCGTCAAAGTGCAAACATCCGACAAAAATGAGCATGGTCAGAGCTTTAATTCATGAAATTTATCACAAAATAACTCCCGATGTTTTGGAAAAAAGGGTTTACCGAATTGAAAATATTCTAATGATAAGATTTACCGATGAACAAAAAAGATATTTAAAAAAGTTTATACCCAGACATGAAGTTAAAAAGGGGCCTACACCCAAAGAATAAAATAAATCCCGCCCTTCGATAAACTCAGGGCGGGGTTATTATTTTTTTGATATACTACAACAATATGATTTACATCCCTCTTGATAAATGGGCCCTGCGGGCTCAAAAAGAAGGCTATGTTGCCCGTTCGGCTTATAAACTGCTTGACATTGACCGCCGTTTTCACATATTTAAAAAAGGCGACTCGGTTTTAGATTTGGGGTGTTCTCCCGGAAGCTTCGTTCAGGTGGCAGCGGAAAAAATTGGTTCGAAAGGATTTATTGTCGGAGTTGATACCGAACCGCTTAAGGTAAATCCCCGCACTAAAAATTTGAGAGTGGGGGCGCGCTTTCTTTTTATAAAGAAAGATGTCTACGACAGTGACTTGATTGTCAAAATAAAAGAGATAGCAACTAAGAAGTTTGATGTCGTTTTATCTGATCTCTCGCCAAAAACTTCCGGCCAAAAGGATATTGACCAATGGAAATCCCATGAATTGGCTTTGAGGGTTTTAGATATTGTAAAAACGGAATTAAAAGAAAATGGCAGAGCTGTTATAAAAATTTTTGAAGGTCCGGATACGCCGGAAATTATTAAGCTCTGCAAAGAAATTTTTAAAAGTGTCGTCTTAATAAAGCCGGAAGCGTCGACCAAGGGAAGTAAGGAGGCATATATTGTAGCTATTGACCCCGTTAGAAGTCCGACAAGTCGGCAG
The genomic region above belongs to Parcubacteria group bacterium and contains:
- a CDS encoding peptidoglycan-binding protein: MQEILIREGVYSGSATGYFGSLTREGVKAFQRKYGIVFSGDERTTGYGMAGPRTRQKLEERR
- a CDS encoding RlmE family RNA methyltransferase, with the protein product MIYIPLDKWALRAQKEGYVARSAYKLLDIDRRFHIFKKGDSVLDLGCSPGSFVQVAAEKIGSKGFIVGVDTEPLKVNPRTKNLRVGARFLFIKKDVYDSDLIVKIKEIATKKFDVVLSDLSPKTSGQKDIDQWKSHELALRVLDIVKTELKENGRAVIKIFEGPDTPEIIKLCKEIFKSVVLIKPEASTKGSKEAYIVAIDPVRSPTSRQTPSASYF
- a CDS encoding right-handed parallel beta-helix repeat-containing protein, which produces MTSEKVIRENIKKLRTELGLTQYVSASLFFIACFSSILFLFSKADAQVTSLNVNGSCPDSTPATPLCNDGTTYRTIQGAIDAASRGQTILVAPGAYNEYVLLNKVVAIEGANVNTTILRRPTGISRPAIVEIRETGGVATLKKLKIEGDFTTLTAAIYIHLGGRAQIEGNIIKGPGLTDGRGGTALRIGDRTGATADATIKDNRILDFGGKGIRVEGAGNKAIISNNEIIGAGPSRITNPGTVVEGQTFIKNGQTGIDVEYNALANISGNTIQGFGYRTFPTDRDPIRARCISFSNINVPPDADWYKIENNTLTNCQAGIWIYGNRGFTGAITNNTTSNDGVFEGEVAYLASSVAVMLRGGTVTAENNIFNGISWVTIGFWFHGSQYWSPPMNSKAALRNNRLNGFKDAIRLDNAYNTPTIKNNSFTANGTAIRLCYNTALDVRSNWWGNASGPAHPSNPQGTGGKLYNASTNCSGTGSGTFSFQPWLTSDLATTTPITISGASPSPAYAGSELTLSGSGFETGSTVVFNGNSLTPNDISPDGKTIRFTIPTVTIPGKYQVYVSIENRKSNEIQVTVSKTILEPGTMQVEAVTSPPRALTIPAGAKNVPIAGIQVSARGEDIMLSKIALRLNETEKQVVEKIAVWHRGQKVAETGPESAVIEIPEMLLRDGGEGREFTITVDVSTAANLIPLTLQYAPERTSGVGQRSRVRISATGVAERAGKIMRVGPSDTPMLSLYIPDTRGAPGENIAVFHSVNQYEKVQLRYVCPNGIKTAGTDLCNKGQVIKTSGIQTVEFENTTGQQQIVRARLRALDPNNEVLQQHTLQITVIPPASASGSSVLNLIAGIVSAPLDVFQEILYDIGNKVQDFMLW